The Aequorivita sublithincola DSM 14238 genome window below encodes:
- a CDS encoding DNA polymerase III subunit alpha produces the protein MYLNCHSYYSLRYGTFSESTLLELAKENGITQLALTDINSTSACLSFIKQAQEHNIHSVVGVDVRNGVDQLYILIAKNNEGFSEINTFISEHLHIKKLFPDVAPKFENCYCIYPFEKAMEIKSHTFSEYEFIGISIKNLNRLPFSPFNKMMDKLVIHQTVSFRNQSDYNAHRLLRTIDLNTLLSKLPLSEQGDKTDVLLAPELVKVKYQEYPELLFNTDKLLKSCKVNFYFDEHRVNQNQIIYGEDKDSDYTILEELCYNKIKERYKNPKMEVYERVEKELAAIKQMDFVSYFLINNDILDYARSKDYPYIGRGSGANSVVAYIIGITNVDPIELDLYFERFINVYRSSPPDFDIDFSWKDRDDITDYIFRRFKNTALMGTYVTFQYRAVIRELGKVFGVPKFEVDSFLKGYKVKKSASSAYIQLIEKYAHYIHGFPNYLSVHSGGIIITQKPIYYYTSTFLPPKGFQTVQFDMNIAEEVGIFKFDILAQRGLSKIKDTLEILAYNQPETDVLDMEDIEVFKNDPNINKLLNTGDCMGVFYVESPAMRTLMTKLQTNDYLNLVAASSIIRPGVSNGGMKNEYILRHRIPEKRKEAHPVMLEILEDTYGVMVYQEDVLKVAHKFAGLSLAEADILRRGMGGKVKSKGQFEQIEKKFISYCLKKGYSETLTNEVWNQIKAFAGYAFAKGHSASYAVESYQSLYLKKYFPLEFMTAVLNNGGGFYNIETYIHEIKMQGGTVEAPCINKSDHGNKIYGEAVFLGLGMLKSLEFRAIQSILNERDVYGKFSGFDDFVDRVKIGIEQIIILIRIDAFRFTGADKHTLLWEAHLKLDKNKTQNPYPVLFKPKQITYDIPEIKSTTVIDAYDQIELLGFPLHSRFNLLAAPLPTDFKAKDMVAYVNRKITICGKLVTAKGTPTKDKRLMHFGTFYDSEGVFFDTVHFPNIAEKFSISSEGIYVVRGKVVDDLGCLAIIVDYIQHLEMIPDPRFEDADKSVKLMD, from the coding sequence ATGTATCTTAATTGCCATTCGTATTATTCGCTTAGATATGGAACTTTTTCTGAAAGCACACTTTTGGAATTGGCGAAGGAAAATGGCATTACACAACTTGCACTTACAGATATTAATAGCACCAGTGCTTGCTTAAGCTTTATTAAACAAGCTCAGGAACACAATATTCACAGCGTAGTTGGAGTGGATGTTCGTAATGGTGTGGATCAATTATATATTTTGATTGCGAAGAACAATGAGGGGTTTTCAGAAATAAATACCTTCATTTCAGAACATCTTCATATAAAAAAGCTATTCCCGGATGTTGCACCCAAATTTGAAAATTGTTATTGTATCTATCCCTTTGAAAAGGCGATGGAAATTAAGTCGCATACTTTTTCAGAATATGAATTTATCGGCATTTCAATTAAAAACCTAAATCGTTTACCATTTTCTCCTTTCAATAAAATGATGGATAAATTGGTTATTCACCAAACGGTAAGTTTTAGAAATCAATCAGATTATAATGCGCACCGATTGTTGCGGACTATAGATTTAAATACCCTTTTAAGTAAACTTCCGCTCTCGGAACAAGGTGATAAAACGGATGTGCTTTTAGCTCCGGAATTGGTTAAAGTGAAATATCAGGAGTATCCAGAATTACTTTTCAATACTGACAAACTACTGAAATCCTGCAAAGTAAATTTCTATTTTGATGAACACAGAGTGAATCAAAATCAAATTATTTATGGGGAAGATAAAGATTCAGATTACACAATTTTGGAGGAGCTGTGCTATAATAAAATCAAGGAACGCTACAAAAATCCAAAAATGGAGGTTTATGAACGGGTCGAAAAGGAATTGGCGGCCATCAAGCAAATGGATTTTGTTTCCTATTTCCTAATAAACAACGATATTTTAGATTATGCCCGTTCTAAAGACTATCCATACATTGGTCGCGGAAGTGGCGCCAATAGTGTTGTTGCGTATATAATTGGCATTACGAATGTAGATCCCATTGAACTGGATCTTTATTTTGAGCGGTTTATAAATGTGTACCGTAGCAGTCCGCCAGATTTCGATATTGATTTTTCGTGGAAAGACCGAGATGATATTACCGATTATATTTTCAGAAGATTTAAAAATACCGCCTTGATGGGAACCTATGTAACTTTTCAATATCGCGCGGTTATTCGCGAATTGGGCAAAGTGTTTGGGGTTCCAAAATTTGAGGTGGACAGTTTTCTAAAAGGCTATAAAGTAAAGAAAAGCGCCAGTAGTGCTTATATTCAACTGATTGAAAAATATGCGCATTATATTCATGGTTTTCCTAATTATCTCAGCGTGCATTCCGGCGGAATTATAATAACCCAAAAGCCAATTTATTACTATACAAGTACTTTTTTGCCACCAAAGGGTTTTCAGACCGTTCAGTTTGATATGAATATCGCTGAAGAAGTTGGCATTTTTAAATTCGATATTCTCGCGCAACGCGGACTGTCGAAAATTAAGGATACTTTGGAAATATTAGCATACAACCAACCTGAAACTGATGTGCTGGATATGGAAGATATAGAGGTTTTTAAGAATGATCCCAATATAAATAAATTGCTTAATACCGGAGATTGTATGGGCGTGTTTTATGTGGAATCGCCCGCAATGCGGACTTTGATGACGAAACTACAAACCAACGATTATCTTAACCTTGTGGCTGCAAGTAGTATTATTAGACCTGGCGTTAGTAACGGCGGAATGAAAAATGAATATATTCTGCGCCACCGAATTCCCGAAAAGCGTAAAGAAGCGCATCCTGTTATGCTCGAAATTTTGGAAGATACCTATGGCGTAATGGTTTATCAGGAAGATGTGCTAAAAGTGGCCCACAAATTTGCCGGACTCTCCTTGGCAGAAGCAGATATTTTAAGGCGCGGTATGGGTGGTAAGGTAAAATCGAAAGGGCAATTTGAGCAGATAGAGAAAAAGTTTATAAGCTATTGCTTAAAGAAAGGATATTCTGAAACCCTCACCAACGAAGTCTGGAACCAAATAAAAGCCTTTGCCGGTTATGCCTTTGCGAAAGGTCATTCCGCATCTTATGCGGTTGAAAGCTACCAATCGCTCTATCTAAAAAAATATTTTCCTTTGGAATTTATGACGGCTGTTTTAAACAACGGCGGTGGTTTTTATAATATTGAAACCTATATTCACGAAATTAAAATGCAGGGCGGCACCGTGGAAGCACCTTGCATAAATAAAAGCGATCATGGTAATAAAATTTATGGCGAAGCCGTTTTTCTAGGTCTTGGAATGTTGAAGTCATTAGAGTTTAGGGCCATTCAATCTATTTTGAACGAACGGGATGTTTACGGTAAATTTTCGGGTTTTGATGATTTTGTAGATCGTGTGAAGATTGGTATTGAACAGATTATAATATTAATTCGCATCGATGCATTTCGATTTACTGGAGCCGATAAGCATACTTTGCTCTGGGAGGCCCATTTAAAGTTGGACAAAAACAAAACCCAAAATCCGTATCCCGTTCTTTTTAAACCTAAGCAAATTACCTACGATATTCCTGAAATAAAATCTACAACGGTTATTGATGCATACGACCAGATTGAATTATTGGGCTTTCCCTTACACTCAAGATTCAATCTTTTAGCTGCGCCCTTGCCCACGGATTTTAAGGCGAAAGATATGGTTGCATACGTAAATAGAAAAATAACAATCTGCGGAAAGTTGGTAACCGCCAAAGGCACGCCGACAAAAGACAAACGCTTAATGCACTTCGGGACTTTTTACGATAGTGAGGGCGTATTTTTTGATACCGTACACTTCCCGAATATTGCAGAAAAGTTTAGCATAAGCTCTGAAGGTATTTATGTGGTTCGCGGGAAAGTTGTGGACGATTTGGGATGTTTGGCGATTATTGTAGATTACATACAACATTTAGAAATGATTCCAGATCCAAGATTTGAAGATGCGGATAAGAGTGTTAAGTTGATGGATTAA
- a CDS encoding tetratricopeptide repeat protein: MAIIYQLKDRRVIPNWRDFKRTIQLGELGNNWESNNIIKFNIDQQIRDWNNRKNIGTASDLINSAFVSRLHENTDVEDAAQFIIDNSENSSNILNDIAKKLIEDPKREMLFSKTNSKNSLLEKKISSVEDFTNLTDYKAIHKIISKTKAQIHGQLNNPIPYVELARLYAMQGQDAKAEQAILTALFLAPNNRFVLRSSVRFFVHIESFDKALFYLRKSDRTKYDPWLISAHIATSSLMDRYSPLIKNGQGMIKNLNYSNFDLTELNSSIGTLELMSGTFKKAKTHIDEALKNPNDNSLAQIEWMSKHDNRIRFNPFNFTNVINPFEAFAIDQYRSGDWESALINSLNWFVDMPYSKRPILLGSYIAGSLLNNKELAIKICQIGLRANPNDPTILNNIIYSIATSEDIKLLDKYTSKLENIDLKNLSVESQITFQATLGLIYLKKGEKKLGIDFYTTAMINAKRVGNEYLENLALINLTLELTKQKYSERLIYIKRVESLPESSKNKDVDKLRKQILSLEKSNH, translated from the coding sequence ATGGCTATAATATATCAATTAAAGGATAGAAGAGTAATACCCAATTGGCGGGATTTTAAACGAACAATTCAGCTGGGAGAATTAGGCAATAATTGGGAATCGAATAACATAATCAAATTTAATATTGATCAACAAATTCGGGATTGGAACAACAGAAAAAATATTGGTACCGCATCAGATTTAATTAATTCAGCATTTGTATCAAGACTTCACGAAAATACTGATGTCGAAGATGCTGCGCAATTTATTATTGATAATAGTGAGAATTCATCAAATATTTTAAATGATATAGCAAAAAAATTGATTGAGGATCCAAAAAGAGAGATGCTTTTCTCGAAAACTAATAGTAAAAATAGTTTATTGGAAAAAAAAATATCCTCGGTTGAAGATTTTACAAATTTAACCGATTACAAAGCAATACATAAAATAATAAGTAAAACTAAAGCTCAAATCCATGGTCAGTTAAATAATCCAATTCCCTATGTAGAACTTGCGAGACTTTACGCAATGCAAGGACAAGATGCAAAGGCAGAGCAAGCTATATTAACTGCTCTTTTTTTAGCACCTAACAACAGATTCGTTCTTAGATCGTCAGTTCGATTCTTTGTACATATTGAAAGTTTTGATAAAGCTTTATTCTATTTGAGGAAATCCGACAGAACTAAATATGATCCATGGTTAATTTCAGCACATATAGCTACATCGTCTTTGATGGATCGGTATTCACCGCTTATAAAAAATGGACAAGGAATGATTAAAAATCTCAATTATTCTAATTTTGATTTAACTGAATTGAATAGCTCTATAGGCACATTAGAATTAATGTCAGGAACATTTAAAAAAGCTAAAACTCATATAGATGAGGCTTTGAAAAACCCTAACGATAACAGTTTGGCACAAATTGAATGGATGTCAAAACATGACAATCGTATTAGATTTAATCCTTTTAATTTTACTAATGTCATAAACCCATTTGAAGCATTCGCAATTGATCAATACAGATCAGGTGATTGGGAAAGTGCATTAATTAATTCTCTGAACTGGTTTGTGGATATGCCGTATTCAAAACGTCCTATACTTCTTGGATCATATATAGCGGGATCTTTACTAAATAATAAAGAATTAGCTATTAAAATTTGTCAAATTGGTTTAAGAGCAAATCCTAATGATCCAACTATTTTAAATAATATAATTTATTCAATAGCAACCTCAGAAGACATAAAATTATTAGATAAATACACCTCTAAACTAGAAAATATTGATTTAAAAAATTTATCAGTGGAATCACAGATAACATTCCAAGCTACACTGGGTCTAATTTATTTAAAAAAAGGCGAAAAGAAATTAGGTATTGACTTTTACACTACAGCTATGATTAATGCTAAGAGGGTAGGCAACGAATATTTAGAAAATTTAGCTTTGATTAATTTAACTCTCGAATTAACCAAACAAAAATACTCAGAAAGATTAATATATATCAAGAGGGTTGAAAGTCTACCGGAAAGTTCAAAAAATAAAGATGTGGATAAACTTCGTAAGCAAATTTTAAGTTTAGAAAAGTCTAATCATTAA
- a CDS encoding protein kinase domain-containing protein — MNSQNFEIAAEALLGKELKNGWKVTKKLERKLGSSGGYFSVCYLVEKDGYEAFLKALNFKAFFELSPGKKAIDIIQEQTAAYKFEVDLLQRCKNNKLSKVSLILDEGEASFENEGFAIPYVPYLIFEKAGDDLRGFINFTKHIETAWKLKSLHNVAIGIKQLHSVNIAHQDLKPSNVLLYEDNLVSKIGDLGRSLCKDILAPHDRGGNFTGDNSYAPPEFLYGYSNPDWEERVKSTDLYLFGSMIIYYFIGVSMTSLLSKNIEESFRWYIWTGSFVDVKDYLINGYYKSLKEFEVALDDKELSRELIQIITYCCHPIPELRGHPTNIRIAKNQELRGNKLNQYDFQRLISKLDILAKKAQLKFVK, encoded by the coding sequence ATGAATTCTCAAAATTTCGAAATTGCTGCTGAAGCTCTACTTGGTAAAGAACTTAAAAATGGTTGGAAAGTAACCAAAAAGTTGGAAAGAAAACTTGGTTCTTCTGGTGGCTACTTTAGTGTTTGCTATTTAGTTGAGAAAGATGGCTATGAAGCTTTTTTAAAGGCTTTGAATTTTAAAGCATTTTTTGAACTATCTCCAGGGAAGAAAGCTATAGATATTATTCAAGAACAAACAGCAGCATATAAATTTGAAGTAGATTTACTTCAGAGATGTAAAAATAACAAATTGAGTAAAGTTTCTTTGATTCTTGATGAAGGTGAAGCATCTTTCGAAAATGAGGGCTTTGCAATACCCTATGTTCCATATTTAATTTTTGAAAAAGCTGGAGATGATCTTCGAGGTTTTATAAATTTTACAAAGCATATAGAAACAGCTTGGAAATTAAAATCGTTGCATAATGTCGCAATTGGTATCAAACAACTGCACTCAGTAAATATAGCTCATCAAGATCTAAAGCCATCAAATGTATTATTGTATGAAGATAACCTAGTTTCTAAAATTGGTGATTTAGGTCGTTCACTCTGTAAAGATATTTTAGCACCACACGATAGAGGTGGTAATTTTACTGGCGATAATTCTTATGCACCGCCCGAATTTCTTTATGGCTATAGTAATCCTGATTGGGAAGAGAGAGTAAAATCAACAGATCTGTATTTGTTCGGAAGCATGATTATATATTATTTTATTGGTGTAAGCATGACATCTTTACTTTCTAAAAATATCGAAGAAAGTTTTAGATGGTATATTTGGACAGGTTCCTTCGTAGATGTTAAAGATTACCTTATAAATGGGTATTATAAATCTTTAAAAGAATTTGAGGTTGCTTTAGATGATAAAGAATTAAGTAGAGAATTAATACAAATTATTACATACTGTTGCCACCCTATACCAGAATTACGTGGTCATCCAACAAATATTCGGATCGCTAAGAATCAAGAATTACGTGGAAATAAATTGAATCAATATGATTTTCAACGATTAATTTCAAAATTGGATATTCTCGCAAAAAAAGCGCAACTTAAATTTGTAAAATAA
- a CDS encoding Eco57I restriction-modification methylase domain-containing protein, protein MALFQNSVLKSQLALLNAAAVDKAYKKYQKYFWNTTIQENIKSAKEEQFQATFLSELFVNIFGYTLFPNPNYNLTTEFKNEKNARKADGAILKDGAAIGIVELKGTNTKDLESIRRQAFDYKANHKGCVYVITSNFEKLRFYINDATEFEEFDLFTLSKKRFEILYLCLHFDNILNNIPLKIKEASIAEEEEITKAFYKDYSIFKRELYRDLVKKNAKTVKEKFANSSSSLSSPTQSRDEKEDHLEITRLEKNVKLTLFQKSQKLLDRFLFIFFAEDRNLLPSNSTLQILSKWKDDWDFGDERDLYNLFKQYFNYLDIGRKGTEKRAEIYAYNGGLFKPDAILDALEIDNDLLYKYTLKLSNYDFESQVDVNILGHIFENSLNEIESVNAEIEGGDFDKRTSKRKKDGVFYTPKYITKYIVENTVGKLCEEKKVELGFKEADYFEVKKGTHQNTKKQLLETLDVYREWLLKITICDPACGSGAFLNQALDFLIKEHTYLDELKTKILGGGFQFPDIENTILENNIYGVDLNEESVEIAKLSLWLRTAQPRRKLNDLSSNIKCGNSLIDSKAVAGNKAFKWENEFAEIFANGGFDVVIGNPPYVSANELKKSSSKLEYAFLKKNFEIAKGTVDLYIYFFEKGLDILGKNGILSFITPNRYLSASYGKALREILVKNFEISSLIDYSDKKVFADASTYPVISFLRHKLKEKYIVITGHFEEESKQIIKTEFSSEKLDVLEDYILGFLLNDKLIITEKIINQSERLETSGKINATSTAGEADDYSKLISENLKGYKLINTGTIDPYSNMWGISELTDKGSKYLSPYLPIDSSEISKNRNKLYSSPKIIISKIGLKCEAFYDREGIYASINTNCIHSFNFNFLPEYILCWINSRLYNYMFECFFDGLRMSGGYLLFSSPNLRNTYIKHLILSEQEIFIEVSRKLEKTLELFLKIKNDFSSYVSNKYGYRNLTRKLQNWHEHSFGDFIKELNKAIKKENRDRKKDAGENAFIEIPELTKKDEFEWMELFEVNKKKAQELQTQIASTEKEIDQIVYDLYGLTEEEIRIVEKN, encoded by the coding sequence ATGGCATTATTTCAAAATTCAGTACTTAAATCGCAGCTTGCTTTACTCAATGCAGCAGCTGTGGATAAAGCATATAAAAAATATCAAAAATATTTCTGGAATACTACCATACAGGAAAATATAAAAAGCGCGAAGGAGGAACAATTTCAGGCTACTTTTTTAAGCGAGCTGTTTGTGAATATTTTTGGGTACACGCTTTTTCCAAATCCCAACTATAATCTTACCACAGAATTTAAGAACGAAAAAAACGCTCGAAAAGCAGATGGCGCTATTTTAAAAGATGGCGCTGCCATTGGCATTGTTGAGCTTAAAGGCACCAATACAAAAGATTTGGAAAGCATACGCCGACAAGCTTTTGACTATAAAGCAAACCATAAAGGCTGCGTTTATGTAATTACCTCAAACTTTGAAAAACTTCGTTTTTATATAAATGATGCAACCGAATTTGAGGAATTTGACCTGTTTACGCTTTCCAAAAAGCGATTCGAAATATTATATCTCTGTCTTCACTTTGATAACATTCTTAATAACATACCCTTAAAAATTAAGGAAGCTTCCATTGCGGAGGAAGAAGAAATTACCAAAGCATTTTATAAGGATTATTCCATATTTAAACGTGAGCTCTATCGCGATTTGGTAAAGAAAAATGCCAAAACCGTAAAAGAGAAATTTGCAAATAGTAGTTCGAGCTTGTCATCACCTACGCAGTCCAGAGACGAGAAGGAGGATCACTTGGAAATTACACGGCTTGAAAAAAATGTAAAACTCACCTTATTCCAAAAGTCGCAAAAATTATTGGACCGTTTTCTATTTATCTTTTTTGCGGAAGATAGAAACCTATTGCCCTCCAACTCTACGCTGCAAATATTGAGCAAGTGGAAGGACGATTGGGATTTTGGCGATGAACGGGATTTATACAACCTTTTTAAGCAATATTTTAATTATCTGGATATTGGTCGAAAAGGAACGGAAAAGCGCGCAGAAATCTACGCTTACAACGGCGGACTCTTTAAACCCGATGCCATTCTTGATGCCTTGGAAATTGATAATGATCTACTTTATAAATATACCCTTAAACTATCCAATTACGATTTTGAAAGCCAAGTAGATGTAAATATACTCGGCCATATTTTTGAAAATTCCTTAAATGAAATTGAAAGCGTAAATGCAGAAATTGAAGGTGGCGATTTTGATAAGCGAACCAGTAAACGGAAAAAAGATGGTGTTTTTTATACGCCGAAATACATTACCAAATACATAGTTGAAAATACCGTTGGGAAGCTCTGCGAAGAAAAGAAGGTGGAATTAGGATTTAAGGAAGCAGATTATTTTGAAGTAAAAAAAGGGACACACCAAAATACCAAAAAGCAACTTTTGGAAACGCTTGATGTTTACCGTGAATGGCTTTTGAAAATTACAATCTGCGATCCTGCTTGTGGTTCGGGCGCATTTTTAAATCAAGCCTTAGATTTTCTAATTAAGGAACATACTTATTTAGATGAATTAAAAACCAAAATTTTAGGTGGTGGATTCCAGTTTCCAGATATTGAAAATACGATACTTGAAAATAATATTTATGGTGTTGATTTAAATGAGGAAAGTGTAGAAATAGCAAAACTTTCCCTTTGGTTACGCACCGCGCAACCGCGCCGAAAACTAAACGATTTAAGTAGTAATATAAAATGTGGCAATAGTTTAATTGATAGTAAGGCCGTTGCCGGGAATAAGGCTTTTAAATGGGAAAATGAATTTGCTGAAATTTTTGCGAATGGTGGTTTTGATGTGGTTATTGGGAATCCGCCTTATGTAAGCGCAAATGAATTAAAGAAAAGTAGTTCTAAACTGGAATATGCATTCCTAAAGAAGAATTTTGAAATTGCGAAAGGGACTGTCGATTTATATATTTATTTCTTTGAAAAAGGATTGGATATATTAGGTAAAAATGGAATTTTATCTTTTATAACTCCAAATAGATATTTATCTGCTAGTTATGGTAAAGCTTTGAGAGAAATTTTGGTTAAAAATTTTGAGATAAGTTCTTTAATTGATTATTCTGACAAAAAAGTATTTGCTGACGCAAGTACGTATCCAGTAATTTCTTTTCTAAGACATAAATTGAAGGAAAAATATATTGTAATTACTGGACACTTCGAAGAAGAAAGTAAACAAATAATTAAAACGGAATTTTCTTCTGAAAAATTAGATGTACTTGAGGATTATATCTTAGGTTTCCTGTTAAATGATAAATTAATAATTACAGAGAAAATCATTAATCAATCAGAGAGGCTTGAAACTTCTGGAAAAATAAATGCCACATCCACTGCCGGTGAGGCAGACGATTATTCCAAACTTATTTCAGAAAATTTAAAAGGTTACAAACTAATAAATACTGGAACAATTGATCCATATTCAAATATGTGGGGAATTTCGGAATTAACAGATAAGGGAAGTAAATATTTAAGTCCATACCTACCAATTGATTCTTCCGAAATTTCCAAAAATCGAAATAAACTCTATTCCTCACCAAAAATTATAATTTCGAAAATTGGATTAAAATGTGAAGCATTCTATGATAGAGAAGGGATATATGCATCAATAAACACAAATTGCATCCATTCATTTAACTTCAATTTTTTGCCTGAATATATTCTATGCTGGATTAATTCAAGGCTTTATAATTATATGTTTGAATGTTTTTTTGATGGATTACGTATGTCTGGAGGATATTTACTTTTTTCTTCGCCGAATCTTCGTAACACTTATATCAAACATTTAATTCTTAGTGAACAAGAAATTTTTATAGAAGTATCTCGAAAATTAGAAAAAACTTTAGAATTATTTTTGAAAATAAAAAATGATTTTAGTAGCTATGTTTCGAATAAATACGGCTACAGAAATCTAACTCGCAAACTCCAAAATTGGCACGAACACTCCTTCGGAGATTTCATTAAAGAACTAAACAAAGCCATAAAAAAAGAAAACCGCGACCGTAAAAAAGATGCTGGCGAAAATGCTTTTATTGAAATCCCCGAGCTAACCAAAAAAGATGAGTTTGAGTGGATGGAACTTTTTGAGGTTAATAAAAAGAAAGCGCAAGAACTACAAACGCAAATAGCGAGCACAGAAAAGGAAATTGACCAAATTGTTTATGATCTTTATGGTTTGACAGAGGAGGAGATTAGGATTGTGGAGAAGAATTGA
- a CDS encoding GIY-YIG nuclease family protein, producing MIFQFRFFVKITIKLRLGIFPTKGIIPTFTGMIFIYIQTFKINKKQEIPFQIMVAENNFESRFFTIRPEISIPNKVYKICGLDRLASLSSPPFCDVADELIEIFQERQLVFLDRNQFYLLKHQFKTIGYNFNCNPKVVLHSKKPEELEAIFSEENLAIVSSETFAHNMIEFMRNSISEKEGFKKIEKVFRNNPLQELISNFKMRSGVYFFLDENETVIYVGKAKNVRKRLQSHFSSQTIASNIDYTKVEDIQVEYTGSDIIAQLVESENIKNLKPIYNTQQVLDPAPYIISTGKTANGILKLQITRKEIQNNLPEKYFNRESVKKVLIRFCKSNNLCRKHCGIERVKGQCSKVTKLHLDCVCSGGETIETYNLRFQSALEAFEKTKERYIYKLKGRSATEDAFVYMVNGIYEGYGFIAKEEQSNTINDILGYLIPQKNNYDTSRIVSGLSKKISKENIFRLAED from the coding sequence ATGATTTTTCAATTTCGCTTTTTTGTAAAGATAACTATAAAATTGCGTTTGGGAATATTTCCAACTAAAGGAATTATTCCTACTTTTACGGGTATGATATTTATCTACATTCAGACCTTTAAAATCAATAAGAAACAGGAAATTCCATTTCAAATAATGGTTGCTGAAAATAATTTTGAAAGTAGGTTTTTTACCATTAGACCAGAGATTTCAATTCCGAATAAAGTTTATAAAATCTGTGGATTAGATAGACTGGCGTCGTTATCATCGCCACCTTTTTGCGATGTTGCGGATGAATTGATTGAAATTTTTCAAGAACGGCAACTGGTATTTTTAGATAGAAATCAGTTCTACCTTTTAAAACATCAGTTTAAAACTATTGGCTATAATTTTAATTGCAATCCGAAAGTTGTTCTTCACTCAAAAAAGCCGGAAGAACTTGAAGCCATCTTTTCCGAAGAAAATCTCGCAATAGTATCAAGTGAAACATTTGCTCACAATATGATTGAATTTATGCGAAATTCAATTTCAGAAAAAGAAGGGTTTAAGAAAATTGAAAAGGTTTTTAGAAATAATCCGTTACAGGAATTGATTTCAAATTTTAAAATGAGGTCTGGCGTTTATTTCTTTTTGGATGAAAATGAGACTGTCATTTATGTAGGAAAAGCAAAAAACGTTAGAAAGCGATTGCAAAGTCATTTTTCTAGCCAGACAATTGCCTCAAACATTGACTATACTAAAGTTGAAGATATTCAAGTAGAATATACCGGATCAGACATTATTGCGCAACTTGTAGAATCTGAAAATATAAAAAATTTAAAGCCAATTTATAATACCCAACAAGTTCTGGATCCGGCGCCTTATATTATTAGCACAGGTAAAACTGCAAACGGAATTCTCAAACTTCAAATAACACGAAAAGAAATTCAAAATAATTTACCGGAAAAATATTTTAATCGTGAATCTGTCAAAAAAGTATTGATTCGATTTTGTAAATCAAATAATCTCTGTAGAAAACATTGCGGAATTGAGCGCGTAAAAGGTCAGTGTTCAAAAGTTACCAAATTGCATCTCGATTGCGTTTGTTCTGGCGGAGAAACTATTGAAACATATAATTTGCGATTTCAGAGCGCATTGGAGGCTTTTGAGAAAACAAAGGAACGCTACATTTATAAATTGAAAGGCAGGTCGGCAACTGAGGACGCTTTTGTTTATATGGTTAATGGTATTTATGAAGGTTATGGATTTATAGCTAAAGAAGAGCAGAGCAATACTATAAATGATATTTTGGGATATCTGATTCCGCAGAAAAACAATTATGATACTTCTAGAATTGTAAGCGGTCTTTCGAAGAAAATTTCAAAAGAAAATATTTTCAGGCTTGCCGAGGATTGA